In Phormidium yuhuli AB48, one genomic interval encodes:
- a CDS encoding DUF1822 family protein, with the protein MTTEQFEQKFGQLIPIPIRIHEKLNDLCRPLSAEQAAELRPRAITVWVVARYLNRFGYDCDWEASSVWNPVLQVLTDFAELEVFEGDRCLGIVECIPLAAEAEALEIPEQVALGDRIAYIAVQVNPQNTWGTIVGFTPAVETEFPELTVEREELLSTEALLDLLELANPLLDEALLSDLQAYWTRHGQWSEAQRQGAIAQLERAFLLEEIENIRVETAAQELENLMYQSVGQDASRELAFREDDSEEGDRMELRDILKRLFQSLREDLG; encoded by the coding sequence ATGACGACGGAACAATTTGAACAAAAGTTTGGACAACTGATTCCGATTCCGATTCGGATTCATGAGAAACTCAATGATTTATGTAGGCCGCTGTCAGCGGAACAGGCGGCGGAACTTCGTCCTCGGGCGATCACTGTTTGGGTGGTGGCCCGCTATCTCAACCGCTTTGGCTATGATTGTGATTGGGAAGCCAGCAGTGTTTGGAACCCGGTTTTACAAGTGTTGACGGATTTTGCGGAGTTGGAGGTGTTTGAGGGCGATCGCTGTTTGGGGATTGTTGAATGTATACCCCTAGCGGCGGAAGCTGAGGCGTTGGAGATTCCGGAACAGGTGGCGTTGGGCGATCGTATCGCTTATATTGCGGTTCAAGTGAATCCGCAAAACACCTGGGGAACGATTGTTGGTTTTACGCCTGCGGTAGAAACGGAGTTCCCGGAACTGACGGTTGAACGGGAGGAGTTATTATCGACGGAGGCGTTACTGGATTTATTGGAACTGGCTAATCCTCTTTTAGATGAGGCGTTGTTATCGGATTTACAAGCCTATTGGACTCGTCATGGCCAATGGTCTGAGGCGCAACGCCAAGGGGCGATCGCGCAACTGGAACGGGCGTTTTTGTTGGAGGAGATTGAGAATATACGGGTGGAAACAGCGGCCCAGGAATTGGAAAATTTGATGTATCAGTCCGTCGGCCAGGACGCTAGCCGTGAGTTAGCGTTCAGGGAAGACGATTCTGAGGAGGGCGATCGGATGGAGTTACGAGACATCCTCAAACGCCTGTTTCAATCCTTACGAGAGGATTTAGGTTAG
- a CDS encoding CHAT domain-containing protein, whose protein sequence is MMQFQQLCQFLEQQNWDYQADTQRQQLQVQRQGLTVFISLEEDGKFVKMVLPQLLTLPSDHPHSERGLQCLLHLGWRYKLVRWQRDPRDGEVRVQADLPLEDGELSSRQFWRTLRGCLQIAQEGREQVQRVLQTETVASKTYPLELLLILLKAEDSGGAEAVYGELDQRGGRVDPNLAEAAQQFLQQTAESVNQEMLDELVGVIGNLAVSLKNYPRGGREQNVAMAILLYEIVLEARPYDRLPDKWAQTQNNLGNAYSDLPTGDRAENLQQAIRCYHNALRFRTPESAPLEWAGTQTNLGNAYSDLPTGDRTENLQQTITCYTNALRIWTPESTPLEWAGTQTNLGNAYSNLPTGDRAENLQQAITCYTNALRFWTPESAPLQWAMTQTNLGNAYKDLPTGDRTENLQQGITCYTNALRFWTPESAPLQWAGTQTNLGNAYKDLPTGDRTENLQQAIGCYTNALGIWTPEGAPLDWAMTQNNLGNAYSNLPTGDHTENLQQAIGCYTNALGIWTPENAPLDWAMTQNNLGNAYKDLPTGDRAENLQQAITCYHNALTVTTPQLFPLDCLQTARNWGNLEFGEGNWQQALTQYQTAIEAIEQSRRFALSEERRQQIVQKSIYVYENAIQAAINLQDFSSALEIVERFRAKRLVDLMATADLYQNGEIPPAVQDWLHQLDQLDQEIAQRRQNVASTSTETPEEPSSPDAPPKKRLSRQVRAVMTAATQQIQELEQQKQAILDQLSNLDEVVARLREVQPPKLQEFQRLLSENTALVSFFTTRNDTHILILRADADQPHCFTCQGPGLKPLQLWLAETWAALYLVDKTQWIAQMPATLQELAQRLRLDDLIEDHLQGIEELVLVPHLFLHQIPFAALPLKSGYLGDRFRLRYAPSLQVLGFCQRREGVSQRRYGTVENATDDLPFSSFEGMTVAQLFEIESQRRLIGAQAKTRAYRHLLEGSNYLVSSHHAQSRWDNPLESGLKLSDGTITVSQLFSPAWRFPQLEEVYLSCCETGLFLPKSILDEPVAVSTGFLCAGARGVIASQWSIYDLSAALLSGLYHRQRHRGLSRVVALQRAQQEMREMTGEVFEEHYGKLLKTYLKSEQRRLQNDRKAVRGLQNGERLIKRYCREAHPFEHPVHWAGLGCYGLS, encoded by the coding sequence ATGATGCAATTTCAACAACTTTGTCAGTTTCTAGAACAGCAAAACTGGGACTATCAGGCTGATACTCAACGACAACAACTCCAAGTACAGCGGCAGGGGTTGACCGTCTTCATTTCCTTAGAAGAAGATGGCAAATTTGTCAAGATGGTTCTGCCGCAACTGTTGACCCTCCCCTCAGACCATCCCCACTCTGAACGGGGGTTGCAATGCCTACTCCATCTGGGATGGCGTTATAAACTGGTGCGCTGGCAACGAGACCCCAGGGATGGGGAAGTGCGCGTACAAGCGGATTTGCCCCTGGAAGATGGGGAACTCAGTTCACGGCAGTTTTGGCGCACCTTGCGGGGATGTTTGCAGATTGCCCAAGAGGGACGGGAACAGGTGCAACGGGTGTTGCAGACGGAGACTGTCGCCTCTAAGACTTACCCACTGGAACTTCTGCTTATTTTACTGAAAGCCGAAGATAGCGGGGGCGCTGAGGCGGTGTATGGGGAATTGGATCAACGGGGAGGACGAGTTGACCCCAACTTAGCCGAGGCGGCCCAACAATTCCTTCAGCAGACGGCGGAATCAGTCAATCAAGAGATGCTGGATGAGTTGGTGGGGGTGATTGGAAATCTCGCCGTTAGTCTGAAAAATTATCCCCGAGGTGGTCGAGAGCAGAATGTCGCCATGGCGATTCTACTCTATGAAATTGTCCTCGAAGCCCGACCTTATGACCGCCTTCCCGACAAATGGGCGCAAACCCAAAATAACCTGGGGAATGCCTACTCGGACTTGCCCACCGGCGATCGCGCCGAGAACCTGCAACAAGCCATCCGCTGCTATCACAATGCCCTGCGCTTCCGGACTCCTGAGAGCGCACCCTTAGAATGGGCAGGGACCCAAACTAACCTGGGGAATGCCTACTCGGACTTACCCACGGGTGACCGCACCGAGAACCTGCAACAAACCATCACCTGCTATACGAACGCCCTGCGCATCTGGACTCCCGAGAGCACACCCTTAGAATGGGCAGGGACCCAAACTAACCTGGGGAATGCCTACTCGAACTTGCCCACCGGCGATCGCGCCGAGAACCTGCAACAAGCCATCACCTGCTATACGAACGCCCTGCGCTTCTGGACTCCTGAGAGCGCACCCTTACAATGGGCAATGACCCAAACTAACCTGGGGAATGCCTACAAGGACTTGCCCACAGGAGATCGCACCGAGAACCTGCAACAAGGCATCACCTGCTATACGAACGCCCTGCGCTTCTGGACTCCTGAGAGCGCACCCTTACAATGGGCAGGGACTCAAACTAACCTGGGGAATGCCTACAAGGACTTGCCCACAGGAGATCGCACCGAGAACCTGCAACAAGCCATCGGCTGCTATACCAACGCCCTGGGCATCTGGACTCCCGAGGGCGCACCCTTAGATTGGGCAATGACCCAAAATAACCTGGGGAATGCCTACTCGAACTTGCCCACCGGCGATCACACCGAGAACCTGCAACAAGCCATCGGCTGCTATACCAACGCCCTGGGCATCTGGACTCCCGAGAACGCCCCCTTAGATTGGGCAATGACCCAAAATAACCTGGGGAATGCCTACAAGGACTTGCCCACCGGCGATCGCGCCGAAAACCTGCAACAAGCGATCACCTGCTATCACAATGCCCTCACAGTCACAACGCCACAACTATTCCCCCTAGACTGCCTACAAACCGCCCGCAACTGGGGCAACTTGGAATTTGGGGAAGGAAACTGGCAACAGGCGTTAACTCAATACCAAACTGCCATCGAAGCCATTGAACAATCCCGCCGTTTTGCCCTCAGTGAAGAGCGTCGTCAGCAGATTGTGCAGAAGTCCATCTACGTCTACGAAAATGCCATCCAAGCGGCCATCAATCTCCAGGACTTCAGCAGCGCCCTGGAAATTGTCGAACGATTCCGGGCTAAGCGTTTAGTGGATTTGATGGCTACCGCAGACCTTTACCAAAATGGGGAGATTCCCCCAGCCGTTCAGGACTGGCTGCACCAACTGGACCAACTGGACCAAGAGATTGCTCAACGTCGTCAGAACGTCGCCTCCACCTCCACGGAGACTCCAGAGGAGCCATCGTCCCCGGACGCCCCCCCCAAAAAGCGGCTCTCCCGTCAAGTCCGGGCAGTGATGACCGCCGCCACCCAGCAGATTCAGGAACTGGAACAGCAAAAACAGGCTATTCTCGACCAACTCAGTAACCTCGATGAGGTGGTGGCCAGGTTACGAGAGGTTCAGCCCCCCAAACTCCAGGAATTTCAACGCCTCCTGTCTGAGAACACCGCCCTCGTCAGCTTTTTCACGACTCGCAATGATACCCATATCCTCATCCTGCGGGCTGATGCTGACCAACCCCACTGTTTCACCTGCCAGGGACCGGGACTCAAACCCCTGCAACTCTGGCTCGCGGAGACTTGGGCTGCCCTTTATCTCGTGGACAAAACCCAATGGATTGCCCAAATGCCAGCCACTCTCCAGGAACTGGCACAACGGCTGCGCCTCGACGACCTCATCGAGGACCATCTCCAAGGAATTGAGGAACTGGTGTTGGTTCCCCATCTGTTTCTGCATCAAATCCCCTTCGCCGCTTTACCCTTGAAGTCGGGATATCTGGGGGACCGCTTCCGCCTCCGCTACGCCCCCAGTCTGCAAGTTCTCGGCTTCTGTCAGCGTCGGGAGGGGGTGAGTCAGCGCCGCTATGGAACGGTGGAAAATGCCACGGATGATTTGCCCTTCAGTTCCTTTGAGGGGATGACGGTGGCGCAATTGTTTGAGATTGAGTCGCAACGGCGGCTGATTGGGGCCCAGGCGAAGACGAGGGCTTACCGTCACTTGTTGGAGGGGAGTAATTACCTCGTCAGCAGTCACCACGCCCAAAGTCGCTGGGATAATCCCCTGGAGTCGGGGTTAAAACTCAGTGATGGCACGATTACGGTCAGTCAACTGTTTTCTCCGGCTTGGCGTTTCCCCCAGTTGGAGGAGGTGTATCTCTCCTGTTGTGAGACGGGGTTATTTCTGCCCAAGAGTATCTTGGATGAGCCGGTGGCGGTGAGTACGGGCTTTCTCTGTGCGGGGGCGCGGGGGGTGATTGCCAGTCAATGGTCGATTTATGATTTGTCGGCGGCTCTGTTGTCGGGGTTGTATCACCGGCAACGTCATCGGGGCTTGTCTCGGGTGGTGGCGTTGCAGCGGGCGCAGCAGGAGATGCGGGAGATGACGGGGGAGGTGTTTGAGGAACACTATGGGAAACTCCTCAAGACCTATCTCAAGTCAGAACAGCGACGGCTACAGAATGACCGTAAGGCTGTGCGTGGCTTGCAGAATGGGGAGCGACTGATTAAACGCTATTGCCGTGAGGCACATCCTTTTGAGCATCCTGTGCATTGGGCGGGTTTAGGCTGTTATGGCTTAAGCTAA
- a CDS encoding YbjN domain-containing protein has product MTIQIEQIAQFLDHRDWRYDLQADKNRIITAVNSDVVEQFVIVIAVQEEGEYLSLFAPELLYLKDHHYKGVAFQTMLAMAWEVKLLRWEYDPSDGEVRSSTGMAVEDGQVTEKQFNRLLSGLIQLTEEGMTRLKQVLATGEDPGRVGVEAQLLAALREMLPQELLGELGAQLQQLSDPET; this is encoded by the coding sequence ATGACCATCCAAATCGAGCAAATTGCCCAGTTTCTCGACCATCGAGACTGGCGCTATGACCTGCAAGCCGACAAGAACCGCATCATAACCGCCGTGAACTCCGATGTGGTCGAGCAATTTGTGATTGTGATTGCCGTGCAGGAGGAGGGGGAGTATCTCAGCCTCTTTGCCCCAGAACTGCTGTATCTCAAAGACCATCATTATAAAGGAGTTGCCTTTCAGACCATGTTAGCCATGGCCTGGGAGGTCAAGTTATTACGTTGGGAATATGACCCCAGTGATGGAGAAGTGCGCAGCAGTACCGGAATGGCGGTGGAAGATGGTCAGGTGACCGAGAAACAGTTTAATCGTCTCTTGTCCGGGTTGATTCAGTTGACGGAGGAGGGGATGACGCGGCTGAAGCAGGTGCTGGCCACGGGAGAGGACCCCGGACGAGTGGGAGTCGAGGCCCAGTTGCTGGCAGCGTTACGGGAGATGCTGCCCCAGGAACTCCTCGGAGAACTGGGGGCGCAATTGCAACAGTTGAGTGACCCAGAGACTTGA
- a CDS encoding nucleotidyltransferase family protein encodes MTFNELTPTLREQIKAIAAQHGAFNVRVFGSVARNEATPHSDLDLIVDYDIDHISPWFPIRLIQDLENLLGVKVDVVTPNGLKERIREDVLREAIAL; translated from the coding sequence ATGACCTTCAACGAGTTAACCCCAACCCTAAGAGAACAGATTAAAGCGATCGCCGCCCAACATGGGGCTTTTAACGTGCGGGTTTTTGGCTCGGTTGCCCGCAATGAAGCGACTCCCCATAGTGACCTTGACCTGATCGTAGACTATGATATCGACCACATCAGTCCCTGGTTCCCCATCCGCCTCATCCAGGATTTAGAGAACTTACTGGGTGTCAAGGTTGATGTGGTCACCCCGAACGGACTCAAAGAGAGAATCCGCGAGGACGTGTTGCGGGAGGCGATCGCCCTATGA
- a CDS encoding HepT-like ribonuclease domain-containing protein: MRDDRERLLDIQEAIIKIEKYAVQGKQEFLANELIQGWILLQLQIIGEAARAMKRQTHEQYPDINWQDIIGFRNLLVHEYFRVDLEIVWTIVTQDLPSLKHKINTILQ; encoded by the coding sequence ATGAGAGATGACAGGGAACGCCTACTCGACATCCAAGAGGCGATTATTAAAATTGAAAAGTATGCAGTTCAAGGTAAACAAGAATTCTTGGCGAATGAGTTGATCCAAGGTTGGATACTTCTACAGTTACAAATTATTGGCGAGGCTGCCAGAGCGATGAAACGTCAGACTCATGAACAATATCCAGACATCAACTGGCAAGATATTATCGGCTTTCGCAACTTATTGGTGCATGAATATTTTAGGGTGGATTTAGAGATTGTCTGGACAATTGTCACGCAAGATTTACCAAGTTTAAAGCATAAAATTAATACTATTCTTCAATAA
- the glyS gene encoding glycine--tRNA ligase subunit beta, whose amino-acid sequence MPTFLLEVGTEELPASFVEGAIAQWRDRIPTSLTEAFIEPAAVEIYGTPRRLAVLLHNLPPQQPDRSEDIKGPPVRAAYKDGQPTKAAEGFARKQEVSLEDLEIRDTEKGEFVFVRKQISGRPTADLLTELIPQWILKLEGKRFMRWGDGDLRFPRPIRWLVALLDDTVLPLTLTSGSDVVRSDRHSRGHRVLHPDPVSIPNAADYLETLENASIDVTPQRRRDSIIEGIHRCAAEVGGTADIPEDLLAEVVQLVEYPTAVLGKFDEEFLILPPEVITTVMVSHQRYFSVLNPENPQELLPYFITISNGDPAKSDLIAAGNERVIRARLADGEFFYKADCQQPLEQLVPQLGTITFQEDLGTVEDKVNRLTAVAQNLSQALNLSEAEQAKVERACYLCKADLVSQMVYEFPELQGVMGEKYARVSGEDEAVCRAIFEHYLPRGAEDSLPQTLTGQLVGLSDRLDTLVSIFGLGLLPSGSSDPFALRRAANAVVNIIWAADLDLNLNQLLQEGVETFKRAHPQASPELLQQLQEFFLQRLQTLLQEDRGIDYDLVNGVLGEGDRDYTERALSDVLDTRDRAEFLQNIRQEGTLDIIYEIVNRSARLAKKGTLSTEELNPKTIIEPDLFESPAEQGFYDALLGLLPRTEAAQEERNYSQLIEGLVEIAPTVREFFDGENSVLVMADDEAIKANRLNLLGLLRNHARVLADFGAIVKNG is encoded by the coding sequence ATGCCTACCTTTCTCCTCGAAGTCGGGACCGAAGAACTCCCTGCGAGTTTCGTTGAAGGGGCGATCGCCCAATGGCGCGATCGCATCCCCACCTCTCTCACCGAGGCGTTCATCGAACCTGCGGCGGTGGAGATTTATGGAACCCCGCGCCGTTTAGCGGTTCTGCTGCATAACCTCCCCCCTCAACAACCCGATCGCAGCGAAGACATCAAGGGGCCCCCAGTCCGGGCCGCCTACAAAGATGGACAACCCACCAAAGCCGCCGAGGGATTCGCCCGCAAACAAGAAGTCTCCTTAGAGGACTTAGAAATTCGCGATACGGAGAAAGGAGAATTTGTCTTTGTCCGCAAACAGATTTCCGGCCGGCCCACAGCGGACCTTTTGACCGAACTGATTCCCCAATGGATTCTCAAACTCGAAGGGAAACGGTTTATGCGTTGGGGCGATGGGGACTTGCGCTTTCCCCGTCCCATTCGTTGGCTGGTGGCTCTACTCGATGATACCGTCTTACCCCTGACCCTAACCAGTGGGTCGGATGTGGTCAGGAGCGATCGCCACTCCAGGGGTCATCGAGTTCTCCATCCCGACCCCGTCTCCATCCCCAACGCCGCCGACTACTTAGAGACCCTAGAGAACGCCTCTATCGACGTCACTCCCCAACGCCGTCGCGACAGCATCATCGAGGGGATTCACCGCTGCGCCGCCGAGGTGGGAGGAACCGCCGATATCCCCGAAGACCTCCTCGCGGAAGTAGTGCAATTGGTGGAATATCCCACCGCCGTCCTGGGCAAATTTGACGAGGAGTTCCTCATTTTGCCCCCAGAAGTCATCACCACCGTGATGGTCTCTCATCAACGCTACTTCTCCGTTCTCAACCCTGAGAATCCCCAGGAACTTCTCCCGTATTTTATCACCATTTCCAACGGCGACCCCGCCAAATCTGACCTCATCGCCGCCGGGAATGAACGAGTGATTCGGGCCCGACTTGCTGATGGGGAGTTTTTCTATAAAGCCGACTGTCAACAGCCCCTAGAACAGCTTGTTCCTCAATTGGGAACTATCACCTTCCAAGAAGATTTAGGTACAGTTGAAGATAAAGTCAATCGCCTGACAGCGGTGGCCCAGAATCTGAGTCAAGCCCTCAATTTAAGTGAAGCAGAACAGGCGAAGGTTGAGCGAGCTTGCTATCTTTGTAAGGCAGATTTAGTCAGTCAAATGGTCTATGAGTTCCCAGAACTGCAAGGAGTGATGGGAGAGAAATACGCCCGAGTGAGTGGAGAAGATGAGGCGGTTTGTCGAGCCATTTTTGAACATTACTTACCTCGGGGGGCGGAGGATAGTTTACCCCAGACCCTAACCGGGCAACTGGTGGGTTTGAGCGATCGCCTCGATACCCTCGTCAGCATTTTTGGCCTCGGCTTATTACCCAGTGGTTCCTCGGACCCCTTTGCCCTCCGTCGCGCCGCCAATGCGGTGGTCAATATCATCTGGGCGGCGGACTTAGACTTAAATCTCAATCAGTTGTTGCAAGAGGGAGTTGAGACGTTCAAACGCGCCCATCCCCAAGCCTCGCCCGAATTATTACAACAGTTGCAAGAGTTCTTCCTGCAACGATTACAAACCCTCCTGCAAGAGGACCGAGGTATTGACTATGACTTAGTGAATGGGGTTTTAGGAGAAGGCGATCGCGACTATACCGAGCGGGCATTAAGCGACGTTTTAGACACCCGCGATCGCGCCGAATTTCTGCAAAACATCCGTCAAGAGGGAACCCTAGACATTATTTACGAAATCGTCAATCGTTCCGCCCGGTTAGCCAAAAAAGGAACCCTCTCCACCGAAGAATTGAACCCCAAAACCATCATCGAGCCAGACTTATTTGAATCCCCCGCCGAACAGGGATTTTACGACGCCTTACTGGGGCTATTACCGCGTACCGAAGCCGCCCAAGAGGAGCGTAATTATAGCCAACTGATTGAAGGCTTAGTGGAGATTGCGCCCACCGTGCGGGAGTTCTTCGACGGCGAAAATAGTGTATTAGTGATGGCCGACGATGAAGCCATCAAAGCCAACCGTCTCAACCTCCTGGGGTTACTGCGCAACCACGCCCGCGTCTTAGCCGACTTCGGGGCGATCGTCAAAAACGGCTAA
- a CDS encoding leucine-rich repeat domain-containing protein, with protein MIAVNRLSQLLTWGLTSLSYLTPAGLAANLSPVAMGLSRDSSPTDVSSPASPVDPPKRFADWCQQRDRLPETTQWTLEVMLRRADRQDCLEAETRLQEMEDLNLSAQSLSDLRPLASLTHLTRLDLSVNEIEDISPLQELTQLEEVLLSINEIEDISPLESLGNLRLLNLDRNQIENISPLQDLENLRVLFLNQNNIDDISALQNLEELRFLFLNENQIEDISSLTGLVNLQTLSLNQNQIEDVSPLGPLVEMYELHLDYNQISDLNGLQGMTGLNELYLSGNQIRNIEPLAALNALTELYIRDNEIQDISSLPQLASLNWVDFEGNEILDISPLREMTTLVRVILRDNPVTPSTCPVDPSICQFESDV; from the coding sequence GTGATTGCTGTGAATCGTCTAAGCCAACTCCTCACCTGGGGACTGACAAGCCTCTCCTATCTCACCCCCGCTGGCCTAGCCGCGAACCTCTCCCCCGTGGCGATGGGACTCTCCAGGGACTCATCCCCCACGGACGTCTCGTCCCCCGCCTCCCCGGTTGACCCCCCTAAGCGGTTCGCCGATTGGTGTCAGCAGCGCGATCGCCTTCCCGAGACCACCCAATGGACTCTTGAGGTGATGTTACGTCGCGCCGATCGCCAAGACTGTCTGGAGGCGGAAACGCGCTTACAGGAGATGGAAGACCTCAACCTCAGCGCCCAATCCCTCAGCGATTTACGGCCCCTAGCATCTCTGACCCATCTAACGCGCCTGGATTTAAGTGTCAATGAGATTGAGGACATCTCCCCCTTGCAGGAGTTGACCCAATTAGAAGAAGTCCTCTTGAGTATCAATGAGATTGAGGATATCTCCCCCCTGGAATCTCTGGGGAATTTGCGTCTTCTTAACCTCGATCGCAATCAGATAGAAAATATTTCCCCCCTCCAGGATTTGGAGAACTTACGGGTTTTATTCCTCAATCAAAACAACATTGACGATATTTCTGCCCTCCAGAACTTGGAGGAATTACGCTTTTTATTTCTCAATGAGAATCAGATTGAGGATATTTCTTCCCTAACGGGGTTAGTCAATCTGCAAACCTTATCCCTCAACCAGAATCAGATTGAAGATGTTTCTCCCCTGGGGCCCCTAGTCGAGATGTATGAATTGCATCTGGACTACAATCAAATTTCTGACCTCAATGGTCTACAAGGGATGACCGGTTTAAATGAGTTGTATCTCAGTGGCAATCAGATTCGCAATATCGAGCCATTAGCTGCTTTAAATGCCTTGACAGAATTGTATATTCGTGATAATGAAATACAAGATATCAGCAGTCTGCCTCAACTCGCCAGTCTCAACTGGGTTGATTTTGAGGGGAATGAGATTTTAGACATTTCGCCCTTGAGGGAGATGACCACCCTAGTGCGGGTCATTTTGCGAGATAACCCAGTAACCCCCTCCACCTGTCCCGTGGACCCCTCCATTTGTCAATTTGAATCCGACGTCTGA
- a CDS encoding UDP-N-acetylmuramoyl-tripeptide--D-alanyl-D-alanine ligase, with translation MRVFLQHLAHVLAATPKGCSDHSLNRACTGICTDTRQVSPGNLFIALPGERFDGHDFVYTARERGAIAVLVHHPFDDETLPQLVVPDTLAAYQRLGRWWRDTHAVPVIGVTGSVGKTTTKELIAAVLGIHGNVLKTQDNFNNEIGVPKTLLQLNENHTYAVVEMAMRGKGQIAELTHIARPDIGVITNVGTAHIGLLGSREAIAQAKCELLAEMPQTGCAVLNADDDLLMKTAAQVWSGKTITFGLTNGDLQGQLIDSQTIELEGVRYPLPLPGRHNALNYLAAIAVARLLRLNTNRLNHGLAVTIPNGRAQKHLLPGDVVFLDETYNAGLESMLASLDLLADSPGQRRIAVLGTMKELGEQSLEFHRQVGERVKQLNLDALFVLAELPEAEAMADGAHGVSFVDIENLETPQAHEALASRLREFLREGDRVLFKASHSVALDRIIQQLKA, from the coding sequence ATGCGCGTTTTCCTCCAGCATCTTGCTCATGTCCTTGCCGCTACCCCAAAAGGCTGTTCAGACCACTCTCTGAATCGTGCTTGTACCGGGATTTGTACGGATACGCGCCAGGTGAGTCCAGGGAATTTGTTTATTGCCTTGCCGGGGGAACGCTTTGATGGTCATGATTTTGTCTATACGGCCCGGGAACGGGGGGCGATCGCCGTCTTAGTTCACCATCCCTTCGACGATGAAACCTTACCCCAACTCGTTGTCCCCGATACTCTCGCGGCCTATCAACGCTTGGGCCGCTGGTGGCGGGATACTCACGCGGTTCCGGTGATTGGGGTGACGGGGTCGGTGGGCAAAACCACCACGAAAGAACTGATTGCCGCTGTGTTAGGGATTCATGGCAATGTCCTGAAAACCCAAGACAACTTCAATAACGAAATCGGCGTTCCTAAAACCCTCCTGCAATTGAATGAAAATCACACCTATGCGGTGGTGGAAATGGCCATGCGGGGAAAAGGGCAAATTGCTGAACTGACCCATATTGCCCGCCCGGATATTGGGGTGATTACTAATGTGGGAACGGCCCATATTGGCTTGTTGGGGTCGCGAGAGGCGATCGCCCAGGCCAAATGTGAACTCTTGGCGGAAATGCCCCAAACAGGCTGTGCGGTTCTCAATGCCGATGATGACCTACTGATGAAGACGGCGGCCCAGGTGTGGTCTGGGAAAACGATCACCTTTGGCTTAACCAACGGCGATTTACAGGGCCAGTTGATTGATTCCCAAACCATAGAATTAGAAGGAGTCCGCTATCCCCTCCCCCTTCCCGGCCGACATAACGCCCTCAACTATCTAGCGGCGATCGCCGTGGCCCGTCTGCTGCGACTCAACACCAATCGCCTCAATCATGGTTTAGCGGTGACGATTCCCAATGGCCGGGCCCAGAAACATCTTCTCCCGGGGGATGTGGTCTTTCTCGATGAAACCTATAATGCCGGACTCGAATCCATGTTAGCCTCCTTGGACTTATTAGCCGATAGTCCGGGCCAGCGTCGCATTGCCGTGTTAGGAACCATGAAGGAGTTGGGGGAACAATCCCTAGAGTTTCACCGACAGGTGGGGGAACGGGTGAAGCAACTGAACTTAGATGCGTTGTTTGTCTTAGCGGAACTCCCAGAAGCCGAAGCCATGGCCGATGGGGCCCATGGGGTTTCCTTTGTGGATATCGAAAATCTGGAAACGCCCCAGGCCCATGAAGCCCTCGCCTCGCGGCTGCGGGAGTTCTTGCGGGAGGGCGATCGCGTCTTGTTCAAAGCCTCTCATTCCGTGGCCCTAGATCGGATTATCCAACAGCTAAAAGCCTAG
- a CDS encoding ribosomal maturation YjgA family protein, which yields MRKFRTARQRRINHYRRYLAIAMVVSIPLGIGTKFYSGIWERWVEGSAGGILYVMFGMFLLGFIFPELAAGAIALIVFLLTSLVEFSQLSQHPLLEAIRTTFIGRLLIGTTFDPWDFLDYFIGCMIGWVILRQLQRKVLTPKRYDRF from the coding sequence GTGAGGAAATTCCGCACCGCGCGTCAACGGCGTATTAACCACTACCGTCGCTATCTGGCGATCGCCATGGTGGTCTCCATTCCCTTGGGAATTGGGACAAAATTTTATAGTGGAATCTGGGAACGTTGGGTTGAGGGGTCAGCCGGGGGGATTCTCTATGTCATGTTTGGGATGTTTCTCCTGGGGTTTATCTTTCCCGAACTGGCCGCCGGGGCGATCGCCCTCATCGTCTTCCTCCTCACCAGTCTGGTGGAATTCTCCCAACTCTCCCAACATCCCCTCCTAGAAGCCATCCGCACCACCTTTATCGGCCGTCTCCTCATCGGCACCACCTTCGACCCCTGGGACTTTCTCGACTACTTTATCGGTTGTATGATCGGTTGGGTCATCCTGCGCCAATTGCAACGAAAGGTCTTAACCCCCAAGCGCTACGATCGTTTTTAG